In Garra rufa chromosome 15, GarRuf1.0, whole genome shotgun sequence, a single genomic region encodes these proteins:
- the angptl2b gene encoding angiopoietin-related protein 2b, protein MDVSALVWLVLLLANGRFPETEGSTQQFDSSDEGPEVEFLSISRTRRAPEPPSQDKCSYTFIVPQQKVTGAICVNSKEPETVLENRVNKQELELLNSELHKQKRQIETLQQLVEVDGGIVNEVKLLRKESRNMNSRVTQLYMQLLHEIIRKRDNALELSQLENKILNQTSEMLQLTNRYKDLEHKYQHLASLANNQSALIALLEAQCQRGPPVVVPRVPVQSQPQPQPQPRPSPPLNKPYQPPTFSRNNQITNEIQSDQNHKVPPPPLPTMPGGTHSPSTTNKPSGPWKDCLEALEDGHTNSGMHLVKPENTNKLMQVWCDQRQDPGGWTVVQRRMDGSVNFFRNWETYKQGFGNIDGEYWLGLENLYWITNQGNYKLLVTLEDWSGRKTFAEYASFRLEPESDFYRLRVGRYHGNAGDSLTWHNGKQFTTLDRDHDVYTGNCAHYQKGGWWYNACAHSNLNGVWYRGGHYRSRYQDGVYWAEFRGGAYSLKKVVMMIRPNPNTFH, encoded by the exons ATGGATGTTTCTGCACTAGTATGGCTGGTGTTGCTCTTGGCGAATGGACGGTTTCCTGAAACGGAGGGAAGCACTCAGCAGTTTGACAGCAGTGATGAAGGTCCAGAGGTTGAATTCCTGTCGATCTCTCGCACACGACGTGCCCCCGAGCCTCCTTCACAGGACAAGTGCTCTTACACCTTCATCGTACCCCAGCAGAAGGTTACGGGAGCCATCTGTGTGAACTCCAAGGAGCCCGAGACTGTGCTGGAGAACCGTGTCAATAAGCAGGAACTGGAACTCCTTAATTCTGAGCTACACAAGCAGAAGAGACAAATCGAGACTCTGCAGCAGCTTGTAGAAGTTGACGGTGGCATCGTAAATGAGGTTAAGCTTTTGCGCAAAGAGTCCCGTAATATGAACTCCCGAGTGACGCAGTTATACATGCAGCTGCTGCATGAGATCATCCGCAAGAGGGACAACGCGCTAGAGCTCTCGCAACTGGAGAACAAGATCCTTAACCAGACTTCTGAGATGCTGCAGCTTACAAACCGCTATAAAGATCTGGAGCATAAGTATCAGCATCTCGCCTCACTGGCCAATAACCAGTCAGCGCTCATTGCCCTTCTTGAAGCGCAGTGTCAGAGGGGACCACCGGTTGTGGTTCCTAGGGTACCGGTCCAATCTCAGCCCCAACCTCAACCGCAACCCAGACCTTCACCACCCCTCAATAAACCTTACCAGCCGCCAACCTTTAGCCGCAACAACCAGATCACCAACGAGATCCAGAGCGATCAGAACCATAAAGTGCCACCTCCGCCACTTCCCACCATGCCAGGAGGAACTCACAGCCCATCCACCACAAACAAACCCTCTG gTCCCTGGAAGGATTGTCTGGAGGCTCTGGAGGACGGTCACACTAACAGTGGCATGCACCTAGTGAAGCCAGAGAACACCAACAAGCTGATGCAAGTGTGGTGTGATCAAAGACAGGATCCTGGTGGCTGGACAGTAGTCCAGAGAAGAATGGATGGCTCTGTCAACTTCTTCAGAAACTGGGAGACATATAAG CAAGGCTTTGGAAACATCGATGGAGAGTATTGGCTGGGTCTGGAAAACTTATATTGGATAACCAACCAGGGGAACTACAAACTACTGGTCACTTTAGAGGACTGGTCTGGACGCAAGACATTTGCAGAGTATGCAAGTTTCCGCCTTGAACCCGAAAGCGACTTCTACAGGCTCAGGGTGGGACGTTATCACGGCAATGCCGGTGACTCTCTAACGTGGCACAATGGGAAGCAGTTCACCACTCTGGACAGGGATCATGACGTATATACAG GCAACTGTGCTCACTATCAAAAGGGAGGCTGGTGGTATAATGCCTGTGCCCACTCAAATCTGAATGGCGTGTGGTACAGGGGAGGTCACTACCGCAGCCGCTATCAGGACGGCGTGTACTGGGCTGAATTCAGAGGAGGCGCCTATTCACTCAAGAAGGTTGTGATGATGATCCGACCCAACCCAAACACCTTCCACTGA